From a single Lactococcus carnosus genomic region:
- a CDS encoding aromatic acid exporter family protein produces MIIFPKGFKIGARTVKTVIAASLAIFIADLLGLEYATAAGVIAILSVTNTKKSTFKSGKNRLLNFLFAMITSTILFNLLGHHVLIFSLFLLVFIPCSAAWGMSEAIAPNAVLVTHLLIAPQITTSLLLNEFLLNFIAISLAFIVNWKMPNFQDELTAREKRVEHHFRDLFKRLSFIMDKKIEQTHFLHKVEDLEGYILDSLVIARRHMDNQLSGNTSGSYDYLTMRATQVELFREITEILIQIDMTGQDQQFQSLEQLFKAISDTYARDNNGKALMVQTEEILTYYRASELPKTREEFEVRARLFQILQLIQTFIQIKHDYVIESRV; encoded by the coding sequence ATGATAATTTTTCCTAAAGGATTTAAGATAGGTGCCAGGACTGTTAAAACTGTTATAGCAGCCAGCTTAGCGATTTTTATAGCAGATCTGCTTGGCTTAGAATACGCGACGGCAGCAGGTGTTATCGCCATTTTGAGTGTCACGAATACAAAGAAATCAACGTTTAAGAGCGGTAAAAATCGACTCTTGAATTTTTTGTTTGCCATGATTACGTCGACGATACTGTTTAATCTACTCGGTCATCACGTCCTTATCTTTAGTCTCTTTTTGCTAGTTTTTATTCCTTGTTCCGCTGCCTGGGGTATGTCTGAGGCAATCGCACCAAACGCTGTTTTGGTGACGCACTTATTAATTGCACCTCAGATCACGACATCCCTTTTGTTAAATGAATTTTTACTGAACTTTATCGCTATATCGCTTGCTTTTATCGTCAACTGGAAGATGCCTAATTTTCAGGATGAATTGACTGCACGAGAAAAGCGCGTCGAGCACCATTTTCGGGATCTCTTTAAGCGCTTAAGTTTTATCATGGATAAAAAAATAGAACAGACACATTTTTTGCATAAGGTTGAAGATCTAGAAGGCTATATTCTGGATAGTTTGGTGATCGCTAGAAGACATATGGATAATCAACTGAGTGGTAATACCAGTGGTAGTTATGATTATTTGACCATGAGAGCGACACAGGTTGAACTCTTTCGGGAAATAACTGAAATTTTGATTCAGATCGATATGACCGGTCAAGACCAACAGTTTCAATCACTAGAACAGCTTTTTAAGGCCATTAGTGACACCTACGCGCGAGATAATAATGGTAAGGCATTGATGGTACAAACTGAAGAGATATTAACTTACTATCGAGCTAGTGAGCTACCAAAAACTAGGGAAGAATTTGAAGTCCGTGCTAGGCTATTCCAAATACTCCAGTTAATTCAAACATTTATTCAAATCAAGCATGATTATGTAATAGAAAGTAGAGTTTAA
- a CDS encoding DMT family transporter, translating to MTKKQLESSLLLGLTAFIWGIAFVAQKSGARDVGPLTFSASRYFLGAIAILPCAYFFSEKKMPTAKRRLSLLAGSLCGALLFVASFLQQIGIQQTTIGKAGFITTLYIIIIPLIGLLFKQQVAKHVWFSVLLALVGMYLLCLTDGRFSIQSGDVYVFFCAIGFACQILFIDYFLPKVDPIYFAITQFFVAGLIALIFLPFFEPLDFSGIMSAKVSILYAGVISAGIGYTMQIIAQKHVQPVLASMIMSLEAVFSLLAGFLILGDRLSSRELIGCLLVFVAIIFAQLPVDKIKQRIGKRNLAGRLD from the coding sequence ATGACCAAAAAACAACTTGAGTCGAGCTTATTATTAGGCTTAACAGCCTTCATTTGGGGGATTGCCTTTGTTGCTCAGAAATCAGGTGCACGTGACGTAGGCCCACTCACCTTTAGCGCAAGTCGTTATTTTTTAGGTGCCATCGCTATCCTGCCGTGTGCTTATTTTTTCAGTGAGAAAAAGATGCCGACTGCAAAACGACGCCTATCTTTATTAGCTGGTAGTCTTTGTGGTGCCCTGTTATTTGTCGCAAGCTTCTTACAGCAGATCGGTATTCAGCAGACAACTATTGGTAAGGCAGGCTTTATCACAACGCTTTACATCATTATCATTCCCTTGATTGGCTTGCTATTTAAGCAACAAGTTGCCAAGCATGTCTGGTTCAGTGTGCTGCTAGCGCTAGTTGGTATGTATCTGCTTTGTTTGACAGATGGGAGATTTAGTATTCAATCTGGTGATGTCTATGTCTTTTTTTGTGCGATTGGCTTTGCCTGTCAAATCTTGTTTATCGATTATTTTCTACCCAAGGTAGATCCTATATATTTTGCCATTACGCAGTTTTTTGTAGCGGGTCTGATCGCATTGATTTTCCTGCCTTTCTTTGAACCGCTAGATTTCTCAGGCATCATGTCAGCTAAAGTGTCGATTCTATACGCTGGTGTCATTTCAGCTGGTATCGGCTATACTATGCAAATCATCGCGCAAAAACACGTACAACCAGTACTTGCCTCTATGATTATGAGTCTGGAAGCTGTCTTCTCGCTACTGGCAGGATTTCTGATCTTAGGAGATCGACTATCTAGCCGAGAACTAATAGGCTGTCTGCTAGTATTTGTGGCCATTATCTTTGCCCAATTACCGGTCGACAAAATAAAGCAAAGAATCGGTAAGCGAAATTTGGCAGGCCGATTGGACTAG
- the queA gene encoding tRNA preQ1(34) S-adenosylmethionine ribosyltransferase-isomerase QueA, whose translation MNIEDFNFDLPETLIAQTPLEHRSESRLLVINKAKQTMTDKHFFDIIDELNSGDTLVLNNTRVLPARLHGQKADTGGHIELLLLKNTVDDTWEVLAKPAKKLKNGTVISFGDGRLTATVVDDSLDHGGRIVTFNYDGIFLEVLESLGEMPLPPYIHEKLADQGRYQTVYAKENGSAAAPTAGLHFTDDLLAQIKAKGVNIAWVTLHVGLGTFRPVSVDNIEEHDMHSEFYILPQKTAEIINETKAAGKRVIAVGTTSIRTLESVAKKFDGQVKADSDWTNIFIKPGYQFQVVDAFSTNFHLPKSTLVMLVSAFAGREFVLSAYQHAIDEHYRFFSFGDAMFVK comes from the coding sequence ATGAATATTGAAGACTTTAATTTTGATTTACCTGAGACACTCATCGCTCAGACACCACTTGAACATCGTTCTGAAAGCCGTTTATTAGTGATTAATAAGGCAAAACAGACGATGACAGATAAGCATTTTTTTGATATTATTGATGAATTAAACAGTGGCGATACACTCGTCCTAAATAATACACGTGTATTACCTGCCCGACTCCACGGTCAAAAAGCTGATACGGGTGGCCATATCGAGCTATTGCTTTTAAAAAACACTGTCGATGACACTTGGGAAGTCCTTGCAAAACCTGCTAAAAAGCTTAAAAATGGGACTGTGATTAGCTTTGGTGATGGCCGCTTAACAGCTACAGTAGTCGACGATTCCTTAGATCATGGTGGTCGGATCGTCACCTTTAATTACGATGGTATCTTTTTAGAAGTACTTGAGAGCCTAGGTGAGATGCCACTTCCCCCTTATATCCATGAAAAACTCGCTGATCAAGGTCGCTATCAGACTGTCTACGCCAAGGAAAACGGCTCTGCTGCTGCACCAACTGCTGGCTTGCATTTCACTGACGACTTACTTGCGCAAATAAAAGCCAAGGGGGTTAACATCGCTTGGGTTACCTTACATGTCGGGCTGGGGACTTTCCGTCCTGTCAGCGTCGATAACATAGAAGAACACGATATGCATAGTGAATTTTATATTCTACCCCAAAAAACAGCTGAAATCATTAATGAGACAAAAGCTGCTGGAAAACGTGTTATCGCAGTCGGTACAACGTCTATTCGAACACTGGAATCTGTCGCAAAAAAATTCGATGGACAAGTTAAAGCAGATAGTGACTGGACAAATATCTTCATCAAACCAGGCTATCAGTTCCAAGTGGTCGATGCCTTCTCTACTAACTTCCACCTACCGAAATCAACTCTGGTCATGCTAGTTTCTGCCTTTGCTGGCCGTGAGTTTGTCTTATCGGCCTACCAGCACGCAATAGATGAGCATTATCGCTTCTTCAGTTTTGGGGATGCCATGTTTGTCAAATAA
- the nagB gene encoding glucosamine-6-phosphate deaminase, which yields MKVITVKNQLEGAKIGLDILSEKIAAGAKTFGLATGSTPVEFYNQIINSDLDFTDKTSINLDEYVGLDGSDEQSYRYFMSQHLFNEKPFKVNFLPNGKAADLDKEVKAYDEIIDAHPIDLQILGIGQNGHIGFNEPGTSFDVTTHVVDLTQSTIKANSRYFANEADVPKQAVSMGIASILKSKTLILMAWGHEKAEAVKGMIEGEVTESLPASVLQQHDDVIVIIDEAAASLLN from the coding sequence ATGAAAGTCATAACAGTTAAAAATCAACTTGAAGGTGCTAAAATAGGCCTAGATATATTGTCAGAAAAAATTGCAGCAGGTGCTAAAACATTTGGCTTAGCTACCGGCTCAACGCCAGTTGAATTTTATAATCAAATTATCAATAGCGATCTTGATTTTACAGATAAAACATCTATCAACTTAGATGAGTATGTCGGCCTTGACGGATCAGATGAACAATCTTATCGCTATTTCATGAGTCAACATCTCTTTAATGAAAAACCATTTAAAGTAAATTTCTTACCAAATGGTAAGGCTGCTGATTTAGATAAAGAAGTGAAAGCATACGACGAAATTATCGATGCCCATCCCATTGACTTGCAAATCCTGGGTATTGGTCAAAATGGTCATATTGGCTTTAATGAACCAGGTACATCATTTGATGTGACAACGCACGTTGTAGACTTAACGCAAAGTACAATCAAAGCTAATTCACGCTATTTTGCTAATGAAGCCGATGTACCAAAACAAGCTGTATCTATGGGAATTGCAAGTATTCTAAAATCTAAAACCTTGATTTTGATGGCTTGGGGTCATGAAAAAGCCGAAGCAGTAAAAGGGATGATTGAAGGGGAAGTTACCGAAAGCCTACCTGCTTCAGTCTTACAACAACATGATGATGTGATTGTCATCATCGATGAAGCTGCTGCTAGCTTATTGAATTAA
- a CDS encoding amino acid ABC transporter ATP-binding protein, with product MTKLKIDITDLHKSFGTNEVLKGISTKFNEGDVVCIIGPSGSGKSTFLRTLNGLEEITSGSVIVDGYDLSNKKTNLNQVRQEVGMVFQQFNLFPNMTVIDNITYAPLELKKMTKSEAHTKALDLLEKVGLSDKADAMPESLSGGQKQRVAIARALAMDPDLMLFDEPTSALDPEMVGDVLEVMQDLAKEGMTMLIVTHEMGFARKVANRVIFTDGGQILEDSTPDQLFDNPQHPRLKDFLNKVLNV from the coding sequence ATGACAAAACTAAAAATTGATATTACTGATTTACATAAATCTTTTGGAACTAACGAAGTCTTAAAAGGTATCTCAACTAAGTTTAACGAGGGTGACGTAGTCTGTATTATTGGCCCTTCTGGGTCTGGTAAGTCAACTTTTCTTAGAACGCTTAACGGCTTAGAAGAGATTACCTCTGGTAGTGTTATCGTTGACGGCTATGATTTGTCTAATAAAAAGACCAACCTTAATCAAGTACGTCAAGAGGTTGGCATGGTTTTCCAACAGTTCAATCTATTTCCAAATATGACGGTGATTGATAACATCACTTATGCACCACTTGAACTTAAAAAAATGACTAAATCTGAAGCCCATACAAAAGCGCTTGATTTGCTCGAAAAAGTGGGCTTGTCTGATAAGGCTGATGCCATGCCTGAAAGCTTATCTGGTGGTCAAAAACAACGTGTTGCTATTGCTCGCGCATTGGCTATGGACCCTGATCTCATGTTGTTTGATGAACCAACGTCAGCACTTGACCCAGAAATGGTAGGCGATGTCTTAGAAGTCATGCAAGATTTAGCTAAAGAAGGCATGACCATGTTGATCGTTACCCACGAGATGGGATTTGCTCGTAAAGTGGCCAACCGCGTCATCTTTACAGATGGTGGTCAGATTTTAGAAGATAGTACACCTGATCAATTATTTGATAACCCGCAACATCCACGTTTGAAAGATTTCCTAAACAAAGTCTTGAACGTTTAA
- a CDS encoding M24 family metallopeptidase — protein sequence MTKLQKITDYLNKQEWDMTFITNPTTVNYLTGFAMDPHERIMGLMVFPDREPIMLTPELEVEKAKTHVSFDVIGYADSENPWEKIATKLKGYRVKTIAVEFDHLILSKSDGLKSVFNEVSFKNLTPLINQMRLFKTADEIQKMVVAGDYADKCFDIGFNFAASEKGLTEMDVVAKIEFEMKRQGISEMSFDTMVLTGARAANPHGVPEAVAIQQNKLLLFDLGVMSNGYASDASRTIAIGQPTDFDRKIYEITRQAQQAALDFVKPGVTAFEVDKVARDIITKAGYGDYFTHRTGHGIGMDVHEYPSIGGSEDITIETGMCFSVEPGIYIPNQVGVRIEDCLYVTATGAESLTHTSKDLLVF from the coding sequence ATGACTAAACTACAAAAAATTACTGATTATCTCAATAAACAAGAATGGGATATGACCTTCATTACTAATCCAACTACTGTTAACTATCTAACAGGTTTTGCCATGGATCCACACGAACGTATCATGGGCCTGATGGTATTCCCTGATCGGGAGCCGATCATGCTGACGCCCGAGCTTGAGGTCGAAAAAGCTAAAACTCATGTGAGCTTTGATGTCATCGGATATGCTGATAGCGAAAATCCTTGGGAAAAAATCGCGACTAAACTAAAGGGTTACCGGGTTAAGACAATCGCTGTTGAATTTGATCATCTTATTCTTAGTAAAAGTGATGGCCTCAAGTCCGTCTTTAATGAGGTAAGTTTTAAAAATCTAACGCCCTTGATCAATCAAATGCGCTTATTTAAGACAGCTGACGAGATTCAAAAGATGGTTGTTGCTGGTGATTACGCTGATAAATGTTTTGATATCGGCTTCAATTTTGCGGCATCAGAAAAAGGCCTGACTGAAATGGATGTTGTGGCCAAAATCGAATTTGAAATGAAACGTCAAGGCATTTCGGAGATGAGCTTTGATACCATGGTCTTAACAGGAGCCAGAGCAGCAAATCCTCATGGTGTCCCTGAAGCTGTTGCCATCCAACAAAATAAATTATTACTTTTTGATTTAGGTGTCATGTCAAATGGCTATGCATCAGATGCCTCTCGGACAATCGCAATCGGTCAACCTACTGACTTTGATCGCAAGATCTATGAGATTACACGTCAAGCACAGCAAGCTGCCTTAGACTTTGTCAAACCCGGTGTGACTGCTTTTGAAGTTGACAAGGTGGCACGTGATATCATTACAAAAGCAGGATATGGTGACTACTTTACCCATCGTACAGGACACGGTATCGGTATGGACGTCCATGAATACCCCTCTATCGGTGGCAGTGAAGATATTACGATCGAAACTGGCATGTGTTTCTCTGTTGAACCCGGTATTTATATCCCCAATCAAGTGGGTGTGCGCATAGAAGATTGTCTCTACGTGACTGCTACTGGTGCTGAAAGTTTGACACATACGTCTAAAGACTTATTGGTATTTTAA
- the gdhA gene encoding NADP-specific glutamate dehydrogenase — MSQSHSLITELQAKIHEKDPGQVEFLQAIDEFFANLTPFLDKHPEISEKHILDMITEPERVLQFRVPWQDDQGEWRINRGFRVQFNSAIGPYKGGLRFHPSVNLSILKFLGFEQIFKNALTGLPIGGGKGGSDFDPKGKSDSEIMRFCQSFMTELHRHIGPNLDVPAGDIGVGGREIGYLYGQYKRLRGNDQGVLTGKGLTFGGSLARTEATGYGLVYFVKHLLANSGDSFKGKTVLVSGSGNVAIYAIEKVHALGGLVVTASDSSGYIYDPEGIDLDLLKDIKEVKRERLTEYVKARPSATYVAGESVWQHQVKADIALPCATQNEIDTEGAKRLIKNGVKIVAEGANMPTTLAAVDILHAEQVTYCPGKAANAGGVAVSALEMSQNSARLSWTFDYVDQELDKIMQMIYENCRDTAVEFGLENNLLAGANIAGFKKVAEAMLAQGLV, encoded by the coding sequence ATGTCACAATCTCATAGCCTTATTACTGAGTTACAAGCAAAAATTCATGAAAAAGACCCAGGTCAAGTTGAATTTTTACAAGCAATTGATGAGTTTTTTGCAAATCTAACTCCTTTTTTAGATAAGCACCCTGAAATTTCAGAAAAGCATATTTTAGATATGATAACAGAACCTGAGCGTGTGCTCCAGTTTCGTGTGCCATGGCAGGATGACCAAGGCGAATGGCGGATTAACAGAGGATTCCGTGTGCAGTTTAACTCAGCTATCGGGCCTTATAAAGGTGGCTTACGATTTCACCCATCAGTGAATCTGTCTATCCTTAAGTTTTTAGGATTTGAACAAATTTTCAAAAATGCCTTGACTGGTCTACCTATTGGCGGTGGTAAAGGTGGGTCAGATTTTGATCCTAAAGGGAAGTCTGATAGTGAAATCATGCGTTTCTGTCAGAGCTTTATGACTGAATTACATCGTCATATTGGGCCAAACTTAGATGTACCAGCAGGTGATATCGGAGTAGGTGGTCGTGAAATTGGCTACCTTTACGGTCAGTATAAACGCTTACGCGGCAATGACCAAGGCGTCCTAACAGGCAAAGGCCTCACTTTTGGTGGTTCATTAGCTCGGACAGAAGCAACAGGTTATGGCCTCGTCTATTTTGTTAAGCACCTCTTAGCAAATAGTGGTGATAGCTTTAAGGGCAAGACAGTACTGGTTTCAGGTAGTGGTAACGTAGCGATTTATGCGATTGAGAAAGTACATGCCTTAGGTGGCCTTGTGGTCACTGCATCGGACTCGTCTGGTTATATTTATGACCCAGAAGGGATTGATCTTGACTTATTAAAAGACATAAAAGAAGTGAAACGTGAACGCCTAACTGAATATGTGAAAGCAAGACCATCAGCAACTTATGTTGCAGGAGAATCGGTCTGGCAACATCAAGTCAAGGCAGATATTGCATTACCATGTGCGACACAAAATGAAATTGATACCGAAGGGGCTAAACGCCTGATTAAAAATGGTGTTAAAATCGTTGCTGAAGGGGCAAATATGCCGACGACACTAGCAGCGGTGGATATCTTACATGCTGAGCAGGTAACATATTGTCCAGGTAAGGCAGCAAATGCTGGTGGGGTTGCTGTTTCGGCGTTAGAGATGAGCCAAAACTCAGCAAGACTGTCTTGGACTTTTGATTATGTGGATCAAGAGTTAGACAAAATTATGCAGATGATTTATGAAAACTGTCGTGATACAGCAGTAGAATTCGGCTTGGAAAATAACTTACTAGCCGGTGCCAATATTGCAGGCTTTAAAAAAGTAGCTGAGGCGATGTTAGCACAAGGACTAGTATAA
- the ccpA gene encoding catabolite control protein A, which produces MDNETITIYDVAREAAVSMATVSRVVNGNQNVKEATRRKVLDVIERLDYRPNAVARGLASKKTTTVGVVIPDISNSYFASLARGIDDIATMYKYNIVIANSDGDDDKEINVVNTLLAKQVDGLVFLAHDLSDKIRAEFSRTRTPIVLAGAVDHESQIPSVNIDYKQATKDVTLELAKNNQKIALVAGPMVNAINGKERLIGYQAALSESGQTFSEGLVFETNYSFNDGMKLAERVKASGATAAVVTDDEVAVGLLNGLVNNGVNVPEDFEIITANNSVITEFTRPTLSSIEQPLYDLGAVSMRLLTKMMHKEEVDEKRVILPHGIVKRGSTK; this is translated from the coding sequence ATGGATAATGAAACAATTACAATATATGACGTCGCGCGTGAAGCAGCAGTGTCGATGGCAACAGTCAGTCGCGTTGTGAATGGCAACCAGAACGTCAAGGAAGCAACACGTCGTAAAGTATTAGACGTCATTGAACGCCTAGATTATCGCCCGAATGCTGTGGCGCGTGGGCTTGCATCTAAAAAAACAACAACAGTTGGTGTTGTCATACCTGATATCTCAAATAGTTATTTTGCAAGTCTGGCCCGAGGCATCGATGACATCGCAACGATGTATAAGTATAATATCGTCATCGCAAATTCAGATGGAGATGATGATAAAGAGATTAATGTTGTGAACACGCTTCTTGCTAAGCAGGTCGATGGCCTTGTCTTCCTAGCACATGACTTATCTGACAAAATACGTGCTGAATTTTCGCGTACAAGAACACCGATTGTCTTAGCTGGTGCAGTAGATCACGAAAGTCAAATTCCTTCAGTTAATATCGACTATAAACAAGCGACTAAAGATGTGACACTTGAACTTGCTAAAAATAATCAAAAAATTGCCCTTGTTGCAGGACCTATGGTCAATGCAATTAATGGTAAAGAACGTCTGATTGGCTACCAAGCTGCCTTGTCAGAAAGCGGTCAAACTTTCTCTGAAGGGCTTGTCTTTGAAACAAATTATAGTTTCAATGATGGCATGAAACTAGCTGAACGTGTCAAAGCATCAGGCGCAACTGCTGCAGTCGTAACAGATGACGAAGTTGCTGTTGGCTTATTAAACGGTTTGGTCAATAACGGTGTTAATGTGCCGGAAGACTTTGAAATTATTACAGCCAATAACTCAGTCATCACTGAATTTACGCGACCAACTTTATCATCTATTGAACAGCCTTTATATGATTTAGGTGCTGTATCAATGCGTCTATTGACTAAGATGATGCATAAAGAAGAAGTAGATGAAAAGCGCGTGATTCTACCTCATGGTATCGTCAAACGCGGTTCTACAAAATAA
- a CDS encoding MFS transporter, whose amino-acid sequence MARKRILSALVVINFIIYISLGLPDSILGSAWPSMRETYGMGASQISYLTTIILLFSVLSSLLYTKIARYFTTSQVIFTSMILVIIGLILMMVTSTPWVLFISTPFMGIGQGAIDVTVNHFAAKHLPSSLMSLLHGFYGVGVSMSSAILTFFLANFASWRLAIVTIAILEVLILGLVFIYRKHFTERDDEEPKHLNEASQPVSQKFKLSYLINPLFYFFYAIEGVVGVFLATYYVEAFHVSSAEAAFFTTLFWLGLMFGRFLTGALTRFFSDRAILFGHLLGLIAMSLTLLLPPGVYTVLTAFMLGLAMSSLYPLMMMVPNRIYSEPIAKQVISYNVGFCMLGTLIFPLIFSGLFKSLGFGIFPYLICGLTIVLFMIAGYIFKKYQTI is encoded by the coding sequence ATGGCTAGAAAACGTATTTTGTCGGCACTTGTTGTTATAAATTTTATCATTTACATTTCACTTGGTTTACCGGATTCTATACTGGGTAGCGCTTGGCCAAGTATGCGTGAGACCTATGGGATGGGTGCTAGTCAAATCAGTTATTTGACAACCATTATCCTACTATTTTCAGTGCTATCGAGTTTACTCTATACAAAAATTGCTCGCTATTTTACGACGTCGCAAGTTATTTTTACCAGCATGATATTGGTCATCATTGGGTTGATCCTAATGATGGTGACGTCAACTCCTTGGGTCCTATTTATTTCAACGCCATTTATGGGAATTGGACAAGGTGCTATCGACGTCACCGTTAATCATTTTGCGGCTAAGCATCTACCAAGCTCACTCATGAGTCTCTTGCATGGGTTTTATGGTGTAGGCGTCAGTATGAGTTCAGCCATCTTGACTTTTTTCTTAGCCAATTTTGCGAGTTGGCGCTTAGCTATCGTAACGATTGCCATACTTGAGGTCCTGATTTTAGGCTTGGTTTTCATTTACCGCAAGCATTTCACTGAACGAGATGATGAGGAACCAAAACACCTGAATGAGGCTAGTCAGCCAGTCAGTCAAAAATTTAAGCTCAGCTATCTGATCAATCCCTTATTTTATTTCTTTTATGCGATAGAAGGGGTAGTCGGGGTCTTTCTAGCAACCTACTATGTTGAAGCGTTTCATGTGAGTAGTGCAGAGGCTGCTTTTTTCACAACGCTATTCTGGCTGGGCTTGATGTTTGGCAGATTTCTAACAGGTGCCTTAACCCGATTTTTTAGTGACAGAGCAATTTTATTTGGCCACTTATTAGGACTTATCGCCATGTCTTTGACACTATTACTACCACCTGGTGTTTATACTGTTTTGACTGCCTTCATGTTAGGTCTTGCCATGTCCTCACTGTACCCCTTGATGATGATGGTGCCAAATCGTATCTACTCAGAACCAATTGCCAAGCAAGTAATTTCATATAATGTCGGCTTTTGTATGTTAGGAACACTCATTTTCCCTCTGATTTTTAGTGGTTTATTTAAAAGTCTAGGATTTGGTATCTTCCCCTATCTGATCTGTGGCTTGACGATTGTCTTATTCATGATCGCAGGCTATATTTTTAAAAAGTATCAAACAATCTAG
- a CDS encoding autorepressor SdpR family transcription factor: MSVQQTLKAIANPVRREILTILKVGRLSAGDISDNFALSHATVSSHLKLLKEADLIRETKYKNFIYYELNLSVFEETMFWLKGFLGEKDEN; the protein is encoded by the coding sequence ATGAGTGTACAACAAACATTAAAAGCAATCGCTAACCCGGTTAGACGTGAGATCCTAACGATTTTGAAAGTGGGTCGACTGTCAGCTGGAGATATTAGTGATAACTTTGCGCTAAGTCATGCGACTGTATCCAGTCATTTAAAGCTGCTTAAAGAAGCGGACTTGATTCGGGAGACTAAGTACAAAAATTTTATATACTATGAATTGAATCTCAGTGTATTTGAAGAAACCATGTTTTGGTTGAAAGGATTTTTAGGTGAAAAAGATGAAAATTAA
- a CDS encoding DUF1648 domain-containing protein: MKIKEMTWPILLGLLPIVIGLVLYRQLPDQLPIHWGLNGQANAYMGKLLAILLMPCLMLALNMVLHAAVVLNLGKSTNPKIEKLLMWLLPIMAIVIQSLSFSEALGYHLSISLFVMCIIGILFLVLGNYIPKSTINRAVGFRFPSTLNNPDNWQKTNRLGGIMLVISGLLFIIGGVISLWYPIIIFPVFIFMMVTVVLIPLIYSMKLARK, encoded by the coding sequence ATGAAAATTAAAGAAATGACATGGCCTATCTTGTTAGGTCTGCTACCGATTGTGATTGGCTTAGTCCTCTATCGGCAGTTACCAGATCAATTACCGATTCACTGGGGGTTAAACGGTCAAGCAAATGCTTATATGGGTAAACTACTGGCAATCTTACTCATGCCATGCTTGATGCTTGCACTTAATATGGTCCTACATGCAGCAGTTGTCCTTAACTTGGGTAAATCAACCAATCCCAAAATTGAAAAGCTCTTGATGTGGTTATTACCAATCATGGCGATTGTGATTCAGTCTTTATCTTTTAGTGAGGCACTTGGTTATCATTTATCAATTAGTTTGTTTGTCATGTGTATCATCGGTATCCTATTTTTGGTGTTGGGTAACTATATTCCCAAATCAACAATCAATAGAGCCGTCGGCTTCAGATTTCCAAGCACCTTAAATAACCCAGATAACTGGCAAAAGACAAATCGTCTGGGTGGCATCATGCTCGTTATATCTGGTCTTTTATTTATCATAGGTGGGGTGATTAGTCTGTGGTATCCCATCATTATCTTCCCAGTTTTTATTTTTATGATGGTCACAGTTGTGCTCATCCCTTTGATTTACTCGATGAAATTGGCTAGAAAATAA
- a CDS encoding PadR family transcriptional regulator — MTIQMPTVLLDGSVLAILENRDMYGYLLTKEIQKYINVSESTMYPVLRRLQKSGELVTYDEAFEGRMRRYYQITPLGQTRLSEIKQDWQTFSVGINDILGGIS; from the coding sequence ATGACAATCCAAATGCCAACTGTTTTATTAGATGGTAGTGTGCTTGCTATTCTTGAAAATCGGGATATGTATGGCTACCTGTTGACTAAAGAAATACAAAAATATATTAATGTCTCAGAATCAACTATGTATCCAGTATTAAGACGCTTGCAAAAAAGTGGCGAATTAGTGACCTATGATGAGGCATTTGAAGGTAGAATGAGACGGTATTATCAAATTACGCCACTAGGTCAAACACGTTTAAGTGAGATTAAACAAGATTGGCAAACATTTTCAGTCGGTATCAATGATATATTAGGAGGTATTTCATGA